The Brachyhypopomus gauderio isolate BG-103 chromosome 7, BGAUD_0.2, whole genome shotgun sequence genome has a window encoding:
- the znf618 gene encoding zinc finger protein 618 isoform X2: protein MTRTVWGGRAHATLLPAPPAQLKPSGLHETKCSFDLVPGWLGLAVDERVSGRREGRGKHRLRRDASHRRRYTPQSETGRSKTARPSQNGAMSTKEASSTPGREPAEPSVPAAETSPARTPPSAPPKAAVGAAKVEPRRTSSSAATASNGKASESSLPAEICVVIGGSRNSQAQGSYVCRICGKKYKYYNCFQTHVRAHRETESTVSGEGGSHGPNNSFRYTCDVCGKKYKYYSCFQEHRDLHAVDDPYDHVIPVEEPKEDVEPFQKIGPSKSLENSAVVADLPKTGSYTCEFCGKQYKYFNPYQEHVALHTPLKNSYSLKMDGKATSGQASRGDASRGDASRGDGSRGDASRGDANNSQSSSETTSPMIPSTFPPSQKAFTCGSCGIQFQFYNNLMEHMQSHAADNENHNKEEPPKVSQTPAASQEQPWKSPQSAQRNHIPSYQGNLLPEKERQQVAERLLRMMCTDLGLLSAFSSKDFLKLAQTLVDTGSRHGAYSIRDALGDMSSLALKQLPRMYNQVKVKVTCALGSNSSLGIAVTCHSQTIGTDSCYVLTAYQVEGVRLRRYVLGLKEASLRDGPEHIHHWVQNVLSEFVMSEIRTVYVTEPRLSLLPFCSRSGLSLRCAGCSLAATVQAVLGRRSLQARGLHELGELLATCRDIAGSTSFNRESKTADEAPAPPCWDATAEALLKVHENFEAICEAYGRCKSTAPLLQGLNKHLLGTLACLLAPLRLAAQELGADRWPTLQQVLPVYLRLEKLFTSKAGEAGAGSKLCHYFLEALKENFKVERVHQVAMILDPQLKLRPVPGYQHEEIISRACEMAASMREPGSGGSSGISGDERDADGPHVAKRGRLDCGVEKPSCAAEEPQVRKELFQYLGEPLFHATGDLFQYWSSVMDRYPKLSRLALWLLAVPSVGIRGECISVCEQTLAMKKKRQVSAEEMNKLVFLKCNFA from the exons ATCTCGTTCCTGGTTGGCTGGGTTTGGCAGTCGACGAACGCGTgagtgggaggagagagggaagagggaaACACAGGCTTCGCCGTGACGCTTCGCACCGCAGGAGGTACACGCCGCAGTCCGAAACGGGACGCTCGAAG ACCGCGCGGCCGAGCCAAAACGGAGCCATGAGCACCAAGGAAGCGTCCAGCACCCCCGGGCGGGAGCCGGCGGAGCCCAGCGTCCCCGCAGCCGAGACGTCCCCGGCCCGGACGCCCCCCTCCGCCCCGCCCAAAGCGGCGGTCGGCGCGGCCAAGGTGGAGCCCCGACGCACCTCGTCATCCGCCGCCACGGCCAGCAACGGCAAGGCGAGCGAGAGCAGCCTGCCGGCCGAGATCTGCGTGGTGATCGGCGGCTCCCGCAACTCCCAGGCGCAAG GCTCCTACGTGTGCAGAATATGTGGGAAGAAATACAAGTATTACAACTGCTTTCAGACCCACGTCCGGGCGCACAGAG AGACGGAGAGCACTGTGTCCGGAGAGGGTGGATCCCACGGCCCCAACA ATTCCTTCCGCTACACGTGCGACGTCTGCGGCAAAAAGTACAAATACTACAGCTGTTTCCAGGAGCACCGGGACCTCCACGCAGTGGACG ATCCCTACGATCATGTGATTCCTGTGGAAGAACCCAAGGAGGATGTCGAGCCCTTTCAGAAAATAGGACCAAGTAAAAGTTTGGAAAATTCTGCTGTTGTAGCTGATTTGCCTA AAACGGGGAGCTACACATGCGAGTTCTGTGGAAAACAATACAAGTATTTCAACCCCTACCAGGAGCACGTGGCCCTGCACACCCCCCTCA AAAACTCTTACAGTTTGAAAATGGATGGCAAAGCGACATCGGGGCAGGCAAGCCGCGGGGACGCGAGCCGCGGGGACGCGAGCCGCGGGGACGGGAGTCGCGGGGACGCGAGCCGCGGGGACGCCAACAATTCCCAGAGCTCGAGCG AAACTACAAGTCCCATGATTCCGAGCACCTTTCCTCCATCACAGA AAGCCTTCACCTGCGGATCCTGTGGGATTCAGTTCCAGTTCTACAACAACCTCATGGAGCACATGCAATCCCATGCGG CGGATAATGAGAATCACAACAAGGAAGAGCCCCCTAAGGTCAGTCAGACCCCCGCAGCCTCTCAGGAGCAGCCGTGGAAGTCTCCCCAGTCTGCCCAGAGGAACCACATTCCATCCTATC AGGGAAACTTGCTTCCAGAGAAGGAGCGGCAGCAGGTGGCAGAACGGCTGTTGCGTATGATGTGCACAGACCTGGGTCTCCTCAGCGCCTTCAGCAGCAAGGACTTCCTCAAACTGGCCCAGACTCTGGTGGACACGGGCTCTCGGCATGGGGCCTACTCCATCCGTGATGCCCTCGGGGACATGAGCTCTCTGGCCCTGAAACAGCTCCCCCGCATGTACAACCAGGTCAAGGTGAAGGTCACGTGTGCCCTGGGGTCAAACTCCTCCCTAGGCATTGCCGTGACCTGCCACTCGCAGACTATTGGAACCGACTCCTGTTATGTGCTGACGGCGTATCAGGTCGAGGGAGTGCGACTTCGACGGTACGTACTGGGCCTTAAGGAGGCCTCCCTGAGAGATGGCCCAGAACACATACACCACTGGGTGCAGAACGTCCTTTCAGAGTTTGTCATGTCCGAGATCCGTACGGTATACGTCACCGAGCCCCGACTTTCGCTGCTGCCTTTCTGCAGTCGGTCAGGCCTGAGTTTACGGTGTGCAGGGTGCTCTCTGGCAGCCACCGTGCAAGCTGTCCTTGGCCGTCGTAGCCTCCAGGCCCGGGGCCTCCACGAGCTAGGCGAGCTCCTGGCCACGTGCCGCGACATCGCCGGCTCGACGAGCTTCAACCGGGAGAGCAAAACGGCCGACGAGGCCCCGGCGCCTCCCTGCTGGGACGCGACCGCCGAGGCGCTGCTCAAGGTGCACGAGAACTTCGAGGCCATATGCGAGGCCTACGGCCGCTGCAAGAGCACCGCTCCCCTCCTGCAGGGCCTCAACAAGCACCTGCTCGGCACGCTAGCGTGCCTGCTGGCCCCGCTGCGGCTGGCGGCCCAGGAACTAGGTGCCGACCGCTGGCCCACGCTGCAGCAGGTTCTCCCCGTCTACCTGCGCCTGGAAAAGCTCTTCACCTCCAAGGCTGGAGAGGCGGGCGCTGGCAGCAAGCTCTGTCACTACTTCCTGGAGGCGCTGAAGGAAAACTTCAAAGTGGAGAGAGTGCATCAGGTGGCCATGATCCTGGACCCGCAGCTCAAGCTGCGGCCGGTGCCCGGGTACCAGCACGAGGAGATCATCTCTAGGGCTTGCGAAATGGCCGCCAGCATGAGGGAGCCCGGAAGcgggggctcgtccgggatctCCGGAGACGAAAGGGATGCTGATGGGCCACACGTGGCCAAGCGAGGCCGCTTAGACTGCGGGGTGGAGAAGCCATCGTGTGCGGCCGAGGAGCCGCAGGTCCGGAAGGAGTTGTTCCAGTACCTGGGTGAGCCACTCTTTCACGCCACAGGTGACCTGTTTCAGTACTGGAGCTCCGTCATGGACAGGTACCCCAAACTTTCTCGGCTGGCGCTGTGGCTGCTGGCCGTGCCGTCTGTGGGCATCCGAGGAGAGTGCATTAGCGTCTGTGAGCAGACGTTGGCCATGAAGAAAAAGCGACAGGTCTCTGCCGAGGAGATGAACAAGCTCGTTTTCCTCAAGTGCAATTTTGCCTGA
- the znf618 gene encoding zinc finger protein 618 isoform X3, whose translation MTRTVWGGRAHATLLPAPPAQLKPSGLHETKCSFDLVPGWLGLAVDERVSGRREGRGKHRLRRDASHRRRYTPQSETGRSKTARPSQNGAMSTKEASSTPGREPAEPSVPAAETSPARTPPSAPPKAAVGAAKVEPRRTSSSAATASNGKASESSLPAEICVVIGGSRNSQAQGSYVCRICGKKYKYYNCFQTHVRAHRETESTVSGEGGSHGPNTDSFRYTCDVCGKKYKYYSCFQEHRDLHAVDDPYDHVIPVEEPKEDVEPFQKIGPKTGSYTCEFCGKQYKYFNPYQEHVALHTPLKNSYSLKMDGKATSGQASRGDASRGDASRGDGSRGDASRGDANNSQSSSETTSPMIPSTFPPSQKAFTCGSCGIQFQFYNNLMEHMQSHAADNENHNKEEPPKVSQTPAASQEQPWKSPQSAQRNHIPSYQGNLLPEKERQQVAERLLRMMCTDLGLLSAFSSKDFLKLAQTLVDTGSRHGAYSIRDALGDMSSLALKQLPRMYNQVKVKVTCALGSNSSLGIAVTCHSQTIGTDSCYVLTAYQVEGVRLRRYVLGLKEASLRDGPEHIHHWVQNVLSEFVMSEIRTVYVTEPRLSLLPFCSRSGLSLRCAGCSLAATVQAVLGRRSLQARGLHELGELLATCRDIAGSTSFNRESKTADEAPAPPCWDATAEALLKVHENFEAICEAYGRCKSTAPLLQGLNKHLLGTLACLLAPLRLAAQELGADRWPTLQQVLPVYLRLEKLFTSKAGEAGAGSKLCHYFLEALKENFKVERVHQVAMILDPQLKLRPVPGYQHEEIISRACEMAASMREPGSGGSSGISGDERDADGPHVAKRGRLDCGVEKPSCAAEEPQVRKELFQYLGEPLFHATGDLFQYWSSVMDRYPKLSRLALWLLAVPSVGIRGECISVCEQTLAMKKKRQVSAEEMNKLVFLKCNFA comes from the exons ATCTCGTTCCTGGTTGGCTGGGTTTGGCAGTCGACGAACGCGTgagtgggaggagagagggaagagggaaACACAGGCTTCGCCGTGACGCTTCGCACCGCAGGAGGTACACGCCGCAGTCCGAAACGGGACGCTCGAAG ACCGCGCGGCCGAGCCAAAACGGAGCCATGAGCACCAAGGAAGCGTCCAGCACCCCCGGGCGGGAGCCGGCGGAGCCCAGCGTCCCCGCAGCCGAGACGTCCCCGGCCCGGACGCCCCCCTCCGCCCCGCCCAAAGCGGCGGTCGGCGCGGCCAAGGTGGAGCCCCGACGCACCTCGTCATCCGCCGCCACGGCCAGCAACGGCAAGGCGAGCGAGAGCAGCCTGCCGGCCGAGATCTGCGTGGTGATCGGCGGCTCCCGCAACTCCCAGGCGCAAG GCTCCTACGTGTGCAGAATATGTGGGAAGAAATACAAGTATTACAACTGCTTTCAGACCCACGTCCGGGCGCACAGAG AGACGGAGAGCACTGTGTCCGGAGAGGGTGGATCCCACGGCCCCAACA CAGATTCCTTCCGCTACACGTGCGACGTCTGCGGCAAAAAGTACAAATACTACAGCTGTTTCCAGGAGCACCGGGACCTCCACGCAGTGGACG ATCCCTACGATCATGTGATTCCTGTGGAAGAACCCAAGGAGGATGTCGAGCCCTTTCAGAAAATAGGACCAA AAACGGGGAGCTACACATGCGAGTTCTGTGGAAAACAATACAAGTATTTCAACCCCTACCAGGAGCACGTGGCCCTGCACACCCCCCTCA AAAACTCTTACAGTTTGAAAATGGATGGCAAAGCGACATCGGGGCAGGCAAGCCGCGGGGACGCGAGCCGCGGGGACGCGAGCCGCGGGGACGGGAGTCGCGGGGACGCGAGCCGCGGGGACGCCAACAATTCCCAGAGCTCGAGCG AAACTACAAGTCCCATGATTCCGAGCACCTTTCCTCCATCACAGA AAGCCTTCACCTGCGGATCCTGTGGGATTCAGTTCCAGTTCTACAACAACCTCATGGAGCACATGCAATCCCATGCGG CGGATAATGAGAATCACAACAAGGAAGAGCCCCCTAAGGTCAGTCAGACCCCCGCAGCCTCTCAGGAGCAGCCGTGGAAGTCTCCCCAGTCTGCCCAGAGGAACCACATTCCATCCTATC AGGGAAACTTGCTTCCAGAGAAGGAGCGGCAGCAGGTGGCAGAACGGCTGTTGCGTATGATGTGCACAGACCTGGGTCTCCTCAGCGCCTTCAGCAGCAAGGACTTCCTCAAACTGGCCCAGACTCTGGTGGACACGGGCTCTCGGCATGGGGCCTACTCCATCCGTGATGCCCTCGGGGACATGAGCTCTCTGGCCCTGAAACAGCTCCCCCGCATGTACAACCAGGTCAAGGTGAAGGTCACGTGTGCCCTGGGGTCAAACTCCTCCCTAGGCATTGCCGTGACCTGCCACTCGCAGACTATTGGAACCGACTCCTGTTATGTGCTGACGGCGTATCAGGTCGAGGGAGTGCGACTTCGACGGTACGTACTGGGCCTTAAGGAGGCCTCCCTGAGAGATGGCCCAGAACACATACACCACTGGGTGCAGAACGTCCTTTCAGAGTTTGTCATGTCCGAGATCCGTACGGTATACGTCACCGAGCCCCGACTTTCGCTGCTGCCTTTCTGCAGTCGGTCAGGCCTGAGTTTACGGTGTGCAGGGTGCTCTCTGGCAGCCACCGTGCAAGCTGTCCTTGGCCGTCGTAGCCTCCAGGCCCGGGGCCTCCACGAGCTAGGCGAGCTCCTGGCCACGTGCCGCGACATCGCCGGCTCGACGAGCTTCAACCGGGAGAGCAAAACGGCCGACGAGGCCCCGGCGCCTCCCTGCTGGGACGCGACCGCCGAGGCGCTGCTCAAGGTGCACGAGAACTTCGAGGCCATATGCGAGGCCTACGGCCGCTGCAAGAGCACCGCTCCCCTCCTGCAGGGCCTCAACAAGCACCTGCTCGGCACGCTAGCGTGCCTGCTGGCCCCGCTGCGGCTGGCGGCCCAGGAACTAGGTGCCGACCGCTGGCCCACGCTGCAGCAGGTTCTCCCCGTCTACCTGCGCCTGGAAAAGCTCTTCACCTCCAAGGCTGGAGAGGCGGGCGCTGGCAGCAAGCTCTGTCACTACTTCCTGGAGGCGCTGAAGGAAAACTTCAAAGTGGAGAGAGTGCATCAGGTGGCCATGATCCTGGACCCGCAGCTCAAGCTGCGGCCGGTGCCCGGGTACCAGCACGAGGAGATCATCTCTAGGGCTTGCGAAATGGCCGCCAGCATGAGGGAGCCCGGAAGcgggggctcgtccgggatctCCGGAGACGAAAGGGATGCTGATGGGCCACACGTGGCCAAGCGAGGCCGCTTAGACTGCGGGGTGGAGAAGCCATCGTGTGCGGCCGAGGAGCCGCAGGTCCGGAAGGAGTTGTTCCAGTACCTGGGTGAGCCACTCTTTCACGCCACAGGTGACCTGTTTCAGTACTGGAGCTCCGTCATGGACAGGTACCCCAAACTTTCTCGGCTGGCGCTGTGGCTGCTGGCCGTGCCGTCTGTGGGCATCCGAGGAGAGTGCATTAGCGTCTGTGAGCAGACGTTGGCCATGAAGAAAAAGCGACAGGTCTCTGCCGAGGAGATGAACAAGCTCGTTTTCCTCAAGTGCAATTTTGCCTGA
- the znf618 gene encoding zinc finger protein 618 isoform X1, whose product MTRTVWGGRAHATLLPAPPAQLKPSGLHETKCSFDLVPGWLGLAVDERVSGRREGRGKHRLRRDASHRRRYTPQSETGRSKTARPSQNGAMSTKEASSTPGREPAEPSVPAAETSPARTPPSAPPKAAVGAAKVEPRRTSSSAATASNGKASESSLPAEICVVIGGSRNSQAQGSYVCRICGKKYKYYNCFQTHVRAHRETESTVSGEGGSHGPNTDSFRYTCDVCGKKYKYYSCFQEHRDLHAVDDPYDHVIPVEEPKEDVEPFQKIGPSKSLENSAVVADLPKTGSYTCEFCGKQYKYFNPYQEHVALHTPLKNSYSLKMDGKATSGQASRGDASRGDASRGDGSRGDASRGDANNSQSSSETTSPMIPSTFPPSQKAFTCGSCGIQFQFYNNLMEHMQSHAADNENHNKEEPPKVSQTPAASQEQPWKSPQSAQRNHIPSYQGNLLPEKERQQVAERLLRMMCTDLGLLSAFSSKDFLKLAQTLVDTGSRHGAYSIRDALGDMSSLALKQLPRMYNQVKVKVTCALGSNSSLGIAVTCHSQTIGTDSCYVLTAYQVEGVRLRRYVLGLKEASLRDGPEHIHHWVQNVLSEFVMSEIRTVYVTEPRLSLLPFCSRSGLSLRCAGCSLAATVQAVLGRRSLQARGLHELGELLATCRDIAGSTSFNRESKTADEAPAPPCWDATAEALLKVHENFEAICEAYGRCKSTAPLLQGLNKHLLGTLACLLAPLRLAAQELGADRWPTLQQVLPVYLRLEKLFTSKAGEAGAGSKLCHYFLEALKENFKVERVHQVAMILDPQLKLRPVPGYQHEEIISRACEMAASMREPGSGGSSGISGDERDADGPHVAKRGRLDCGVEKPSCAAEEPQVRKELFQYLGEPLFHATGDLFQYWSSVMDRYPKLSRLALWLLAVPSVGIRGECISVCEQTLAMKKKRQVSAEEMNKLVFLKCNFA is encoded by the exons ATCTCGTTCCTGGTTGGCTGGGTTTGGCAGTCGACGAACGCGTgagtgggaggagagagggaagagggaaACACAGGCTTCGCCGTGACGCTTCGCACCGCAGGAGGTACACGCCGCAGTCCGAAACGGGACGCTCGAAG ACCGCGCGGCCGAGCCAAAACGGAGCCATGAGCACCAAGGAAGCGTCCAGCACCCCCGGGCGGGAGCCGGCGGAGCCCAGCGTCCCCGCAGCCGAGACGTCCCCGGCCCGGACGCCCCCCTCCGCCCCGCCCAAAGCGGCGGTCGGCGCGGCCAAGGTGGAGCCCCGACGCACCTCGTCATCCGCCGCCACGGCCAGCAACGGCAAGGCGAGCGAGAGCAGCCTGCCGGCCGAGATCTGCGTGGTGATCGGCGGCTCCCGCAACTCCCAGGCGCAAG GCTCCTACGTGTGCAGAATATGTGGGAAGAAATACAAGTATTACAACTGCTTTCAGACCCACGTCCGGGCGCACAGAG AGACGGAGAGCACTGTGTCCGGAGAGGGTGGATCCCACGGCCCCAACA CAGATTCCTTCCGCTACACGTGCGACGTCTGCGGCAAAAAGTACAAATACTACAGCTGTTTCCAGGAGCACCGGGACCTCCACGCAGTGGACG ATCCCTACGATCATGTGATTCCTGTGGAAGAACCCAAGGAGGATGTCGAGCCCTTTCAGAAAATAGGACCAAGTAAAAGTTTGGAAAATTCTGCTGTTGTAGCTGATTTGCCTA AAACGGGGAGCTACACATGCGAGTTCTGTGGAAAACAATACAAGTATTTCAACCCCTACCAGGAGCACGTGGCCCTGCACACCCCCCTCA AAAACTCTTACAGTTTGAAAATGGATGGCAAAGCGACATCGGGGCAGGCAAGCCGCGGGGACGCGAGCCGCGGGGACGCGAGCCGCGGGGACGGGAGTCGCGGGGACGCGAGCCGCGGGGACGCCAACAATTCCCAGAGCTCGAGCG AAACTACAAGTCCCATGATTCCGAGCACCTTTCCTCCATCACAGA AAGCCTTCACCTGCGGATCCTGTGGGATTCAGTTCCAGTTCTACAACAACCTCATGGAGCACATGCAATCCCATGCGG CGGATAATGAGAATCACAACAAGGAAGAGCCCCCTAAGGTCAGTCAGACCCCCGCAGCCTCTCAGGAGCAGCCGTGGAAGTCTCCCCAGTCTGCCCAGAGGAACCACATTCCATCCTATC AGGGAAACTTGCTTCCAGAGAAGGAGCGGCAGCAGGTGGCAGAACGGCTGTTGCGTATGATGTGCACAGACCTGGGTCTCCTCAGCGCCTTCAGCAGCAAGGACTTCCTCAAACTGGCCCAGACTCTGGTGGACACGGGCTCTCGGCATGGGGCCTACTCCATCCGTGATGCCCTCGGGGACATGAGCTCTCTGGCCCTGAAACAGCTCCCCCGCATGTACAACCAGGTCAAGGTGAAGGTCACGTGTGCCCTGGGGTCAAACTCCTCCCTAGGCATTGCCGTGACCTGCCACTCGCAGACTATTGGAACCGACTCCTGTTATGTGCTGACGGCGTATCAGGTCGAGGGAGTGCGACTTCGACGGTACGTACTGGGCCTTAAGGAGGCCTCCCTGAGAGATGGCCCAGAACACATACACCACTGGGTGCAGAACGTCCTTTCAGAGTTTGTCATGTCCGAGATCCGTACGGTATACGTCACCGAGCCCCGACTTTCGCTGCTGCCTTTCTGCAGTCGGTCAGGCCTGAGTTTACGGTGTGCAGGGTGCTCTCTGGCAGCCACCGTGCAAGCTGTCCTTGGCCGTCGTAGCCTCCAGGCCCGGGGCCTCCACGAGCTAGGCGAGCTCCTGGCCACGTGCCGCGACATCGCCGGCTCGACGAGCTTCAACCGGGAGAGCAAAACGGCCGACGAGGCCCCGGCGCCTCCCTGCTGGGACGCGACCGCCGAGGCGCTGCTCAAGGTGCACGAGAACTTCGAGGCCATATGCGAGGCCTACGGCCGCTGCAAGAGCACCGCTCCCCTCCTGCAGGGCCTCAACAAGCACCTGCTCGGCACGCTAGCGTGCCTGCTGGCCCCGCTGCGGCTGGCGGCCCAGGAACTAGGTGCCGACCGCTGGCCCACGCTGCAGCAGGTTCTCCCCGTCTACCTGCGCCTGGAAAAGCTCTTCACCTCCAAGGCTGGAGAGGCGGGCGCTGGCAGCAAGCTCTGTCACTACTTCCTGGAGGCGCTGAAGGAAAACTTCAAAGTGGAGAGAGTGCATCAGGTGGCCATGATCCTGGACCCGCAGCTCAAGCTGCGGCCGGTGCCCGGGTACCAGCACGAGGAGATCATCTCTAGGGCTTGCGAAATGGCCGCCAGCATGAGGGAGCCCGGAAGcgggggctcgtccgggatctCCGGAGACGAAAGGGATGCTGATGGGCCACACGTGGCCAAGCGAGGCCGCTTAGACTGCGGGGTGGAGAAGCCATCGTGTGCGGCCGAGGAGCCGCAGGTCCGGAAGGAGTTGTTCCAGTACCTGGGTGAGCCACTCTTTCACGCCACAGGTGACCTGTTTCAGTACTGGAGCTCCGTCATGGACAGGTACCCCAAACTTTCTCGGCTGGCGCTGTGGCTGCTGGCCGTGCCGTCTGTGGGCATCCGAGGAGAGTGCATTAGCGTCTGTGAGCAGACGTTGGCCATGAAGAAAAAGCGACAGGTCTCTGCCGAGGAGATGAACAAGCTCGTTTTCCTCAAGTGCAATTTTGCCTGA
- the znf618 gene encoding zinc finger protein 618 isoform X4, producing the protein MTRTVWGGRAHATLLPAPPAQLKPSGLHETKCSFDLVPGWLGLAVDERVSGRREGRGKHRLRRDASHRRRYTPQSETGRSKTARPSQNGAMSTKEASSTPGREPAEPSVPAAETSPARTPPSAPPKAAVGAAKVEPRRTSSSAATASNGKASESSLPAEICVVIGGSRNSQAQGSYVCRICGKKYKYYNCFQTHVRAHRETESTVSGEGGSHGPNNSFRYTCDVCGKKYKYYSCFQEHRDLHAVDDPYDHVIPVEEPKEDVEPFQKIGPKTGSYTCEFCGKQYKYFNPYQEHVALHTPLKNSYSLKMDGKATSGQASRGDASRGDASRGDGSRGDASRGDANNSQSSSETTSPMIPSTFPPSQKAFTCGSCGIQFQFYNNLMEHMQSHAADNENHNKEEPPKVSQTPAASQEQPWKSPQSAQRNHIPSYQGNLLPEKERQQVAERLLRMMCTDLGLLSAFSSKDFLKLAQTLVDTGSRHGAYSIRDALGDMSSLALKQLPRMYNQVKVKVTCALGSNSSLGIAVTCHSQTIGTDSCYVLTAYQVEGVRLRRYVLGLKEASLRDGPEHIHHWVQNVLSEFVMSEIRTVYVTEPRLSLLPFCSRSGLSLRCAGCSLAATVQAVLGRRSLQARGLHELGELLATCRDIAGSTSFNRESKTADEAPAPPCWDATAEALLKVHENFEAICEAYGRCKSTAPLLQGLNKHLLGTLACLLAPLRLAAQELGADRWPTLQQVLPVYLRLEKLFTSKAGEAGAGSKLCHYFLEALKENFKVERVHQVAMILDPQLKLRPVPGYQHEEIISRACEMAASMREPGSGGSSGISGDERDADGPHVAKRGRLDCGVEKPSCAAEEPQVRKELFQYLGEPLFHATGDLFQYWSSVMDRYPKLSRLALWLLAVPSVGIRGECISVCEQTLAMKKKRQVSAEEMNKLVFLKCNFA; encoded by the exons ATCTCGTTCCTGGTTGGCTGGGTTTGGCAGTCGACGAACGCGTgagtgggaggagagagggaagagggaaACACAGGCTTCGCCGTGACGCTTCGCACCGCAGGAGGTACACGCCGCAGTCCGAAACGGGACGCTCGAAG ACCGCGCGGCCGAGCCAAAACGGAGCCATGAGCACCAAGGAAGCGTCCAGCACCCCCGGGCGGGAGCCGGCGGAGCCCAGCGTCCCCGCAGCCGAGACGTCCCCGGCCCGGACGCCCCCCTCCGCCCCGCCCAAAGCGGCGGTCGGCGCGGCCAAGGTGGAGCCCCGACGCACCTCGTCATCCGCCGCCACGGCCAGCAACGGCAAGGCGAGCGAGAGCAGCCTGCCGGCCGAGATCTGCGTGGTGATCGGCGGCTCCCGCAACTCCCAGGCGCAAG GCTCCTACGTGTGCAGAATATGTGGGAAGAAATACAAGTATTACAACTGCTTTCAGACCCACGTCCGGGCGCACAGAG AGACGGAGAGCACTGTGTCCGGAGAGGGTGGATCCCACGGCCCCAACA ATTCCTTCCGCTACACGTGCGACGTCTGCGGCAAAAAGTACAAATACTACAGCTGTTTCCAGGAGCACCGGGACCTCCACGCAGTGGACG ATCCCTACGATCATGTGATTCCTGTGGAAGAACCCAAGGAGGATGTCGAGCCCTTTCAGAAAATAGGACCAA AAACGGGGAGCTACACATGCGAGTTCTGTGGAAAACAATACAAGTATTTCAACCCCTACCAGGAGCACGTGGCCCTGCACACCCCCCTCA AAAACTCTTACAGTTTGAAAATGGATGGCAAAGCGACATCGGGGCAGGCAAGCCGCGGGGACGCGAGCCGCGGGGACGCGAGCCGCGGGGACGGGAGTCGCGGGGACGCGAGCCGCGGGGACGCCAACAATTCCCAGAGCTCGAGCG AAACTACAAGTCCCATGATTCCGAGCACCTTTCCTCCATCACAGA AAGCCTTCACCTGCGGATCCTGTGGGATTCAGTTCCAGTTCTACAACAACCTCATGGAGCACATGCAATCCCATGCGG CGGATAATGAGAATCACAACAAGGAAGAGCCCCCTAAGGTCAGTCAGACCCCCGCAGCCTCTCAGGAGCAGCCGTGGAAGTCTCCCCAGTCTGCCCAGAGGAACCACATTCCATCCTATC AGGGAAACTTGCTTCCAGAGAAGGAGCGGCAGCAGGTGGCAGAACGGCTGTTGCGTATGATGTGCACAGACCTGGGTCTCCTCAGCGCCTTCAGCAGCAAGGACTTCCTCAAACTGGCCCAGACTCTGGTGGACACGGGCTCTCGGCATGGGGCCTACTCCATCCGTGATGCCCTCGGGGACATGAGCTCTCTGGCCCTGAAACAGCTCCCCCGCATGTACAACCAGGTCAAGGTGAAGGTCACGTGTGCCCTGGGGTCAAACTCCTCCCTAGGCATTGCCGTGACCTGCCACTCGCAGACTATTGGAACCGACTCCTGTTATGTGCTGACGGCGTATCAGGTCGAGGGAGTGCGACTTCGACGGTACGTACTGGGCCTTAAGGAGGCCTCCCTGAGAGATGGCCCAGAACACATACACCACTGGGTGCAGAACGTCCTTTCAGAGTTTGTCATGTCCGAGATCCGTACGGTATACGTCACCGAGCCCCGACTTTCGCTGCTGCCTTTCTGCAGTCGGTCAGGCCTGAGTTTACGGTGTGCAGGGTGCTCTCTGGCAGCCACCGTGCAAGCTGTCCTTGGCCGTCGTAGCCTCCAGGCCCGGGGCCTCCACGAGCTAGGCGAGCTCCTGGCCACGTGCCGCGACATCGCCGGCTCGACGAGCTTCAACCGGGAGAGCAAAACGGCCGACGAGGCCCCGGCGCCTCCCTGCTGGGACGCGACCGCCGAGGCGCTGCTCAAGGTGCACGAGAACTTCGAGGCCATATGCGAGGCCTACGGCCGCTGCAAGAGCACCGCTCCCCTCCTGCAGGGCCTCAACAAGCACCTGCTCGGCACGCTAGCGTGCCTGCTGGCCCCGCTGCGGCTGGCGGCCCAGGAACTAGGTGCCGACCGCTGGCCCACGCTGCAGCAGGTTCTCCCCGTCTACCTGCGCCTGGAAAAGCTCTTCACCTCCAAGGCTGGAGAGGCGGGCGCTGGCAGCAAGCTCTGTCACTACTTCCTGGAGGCGCTGAAGGAAAACTTCAAAGTGGAGAGAGTGCATCAGGTGGCCATGATCCTGGACCCGCAGCTCAAGCTGCGGCCGGTGCCCGGGTACCAGCACGAGGAGATCATCTCTAGGGCTTGCGAAATGGCCGCCAGCATGAGGGAGCCCGGAAGcgggggctcgtccgggatctCCGGAGACGAAAGGGATGCTGATGGGCCACACGTGGCCAAGCGAGGCCGCTTAGACTGCGGGGTGGAGAAGCCATCGTGTGCGGCCGAGGAGCCGCAGGTCCGGAAGGAGTTGTTCCAGTACCTGGGTGAGCCACTCTTTCACGCCACAGGTGACCTGTTTCAGTACTGGAGCTCCGTCATGGACAGGTACCCCAAACTTTCTCGGCTGGCGCTGTGGCTGCTGGCCGTGCCGTCTGTGGGCATCCGAGGAGAGTGCATTAGCGTCTGTGAGCAGACGTTGGCCATGAAGAAAAAGCGACAGGTCTCTGCCGAGGAGATGAACAAGCTCGTTTTCCTCAAGTGCAATTTTGCCTGA